AGGTTGTCCTCTCGTAAACAGTGAATATCAGCATGCTGATGCGAATGCTTTCAGTTAGATAAATTTGTTCTATTGTAGTCACATTACCGTTTGCCTTTATTTACGATTTGCTTGTCCATCAAACAATATCAACTGTACCACTTTGGTAGATGCATTTTGCCTCATATCTTATTGCTACTGCAGCTAACCCTTTAAGAGCAAGCGATTTACATATTCTGTGAGATAAAATaacttcaataaaatttaCATGAATTTGGAACACATCTGTTACGTTATCTCTGCTCGGTCCTgagaaaacaatttttcattACTCTGACCAAAGAGAACTCCCAGAATGATCTACGCATAGATCCATAACATCAgcaaataatttcattaaCAATAAATCTGACGCATTTGATGCTCTTCAAGTGGATGATAATGCTTGTCTATTGGTTGAGTCGCCTTTCTCGAATGCATAAAAGAGAGTTGAAGCAGCTTCTCATTCACAAATTGCTATTGCAGCTGCATAGTTGTGGTTCTGTCGTGCATTGTAGACCTCCTCTTCCGTGCTAAAAGCATGTGTGGTATTCTTTGTATATTCTCGCAATATACATCAACAGACACAAGCCCACAAAACCGCACACGTTGCAATGGAGAGTCCTCACAGTGTGGTGATCTTTTGTGTGACTCCTTACGGGAATTAGCCTTTCGGCAATCGAGTAAACAGCGGCACCGAGGTCCCGATCAAACTGGGCTGAACGTTAATGACAAGTATGGATTCGTGCTGGTACAGGAGCGCCTTTCGATTGTTGGAGTGAAAACAGGACGGCAGCCTCTTACCTCCAACAACGGCACGACGCATCTGGTAGCTAACGGAGAGATTTACAACTTTCTTCATATGGCGTCGCTTATCAACGATGCGCTGAAATTTCAATACTACGCACCGCGCAGTGATTGTGACGTTCTGGTAGCTTTCTACGAGCTGTTTGGAGCAGATCGATTATTGCAAACTGTTCGCGGCATGTTCGCCTTCGTGCTGTACGACTGCAGCACCCATCGGCTGCTGGTAGCTCGTGATCCGGTCGGCATCGTGCCACTTTATTATGGTTGGGATGACGCAGGGAGTTTGTGGTTTGCCAGTGAATTAAAGTGTCTAGTTGGTTGCTGTGCTGAAGTAAATGTGTTCCCTCCCGGCCATTCACACTATGGGCCAAGGGAGAGTTTTGTCCCGAAACCTTACTTTCAAGCACTATGGATGACGGAAATTTCTACCGCTAGAGTCGACCTGAAACTGTTGAAACACCACCTGGAAAGAGCCGTTGAGTCACATTTGCAGAGTGAGGTGCCGTTCGGTGCTCTGCTTAGTGGTGGACTCGACTCTAGCCTGATCGCCTCCATCGCCACACGTATACTTCGCGCACGCACAGATAATTCAACCTTTCGACTAAAAACATACAGCATTGGGCTGGAGGGAGAAAGTCCTGATCTACCGTATGCACGCATGGTGGCTGACCACATCGGCAGTGATCACACCGAGGTCCGTTTTACCATCCCGGAGGGCATAGACCACGTACGGGACGCTGTGTACTATGCCGAGACTTACGACGTCACAACGATCCGCTGCATCGTAGCGGTAATGTTGCTGGCAAGGGCCATCCGCAGCGAAGGCATCAAGGTGGTGCTCTCGGGCGAGGGGGCAGATGAGCTATTCGGCGGCTATCTTTATTTTCATCGTGCCCCGAGTGCGGCCGAGTTTCATCGTGAAACGGTGCGCCGCGTACGGGGACTTCATCTGTCCGATTGTTTGCGAGCGAACAAAGGCTGTGCGGCCTGGGGATTGGAGTTGAGGGTTCCGTTTCTCGATACCGATTTCTTGCAGCACGTAATGTCCATCAGGCCGGAGGATAGAGCGCCCGGCATTCCGTCGCACGATGATCAAAGTACGCTGGAAAAACGTATTCTTCGACAAGCGTTCGCCGATGGTAATTACCTTCCGCCGGAAGTGCTCTGGAGACAGAAGGAGCAGTTCTCCGATGGAGTTGGGTATGCCTGGATCGATGCTATTGCCCAGTGGGCTTCGAAGCGTGTCACTCAGACGGAGTATGCAGCTGCCGCCGATAGATTTCCCTTCAACACGCCGACAACGAAAGAAGCGTTCTACTATCGGAAGCTATTCGAGCAAATGTTCCCGGGGGAAAGCTTTGCACGTACGGTGCAACGGTGGATTCCACGCACGGATTGGGGTTGCTCGGAAGATCCGTCTGGTAGAAAGCAAGACGTTCATCGAGGTCATAATAGGCGAGAACAGTAATAGAATGAGAAAGATACAGTGAGATGGTATTATGCTTTCCATTTCTGTATTTTCGGAGAATGGTTGTTGGggcttcttttgcttttttatagtTAATGTGAATTAATGCTTTTCATATTCTATGTGCATTCTTGTATTCGGTGTGTTGATAGTGAAAAGGGATACTTGTACCGAagattaaattgaaaataaattataacacTGTTTAATGAGCGTACTATTTAAATTCACTCATTGaatattcaaacattcaaCCTTTAGTAGTTGTTTGCTATGTATCAATATATCTGTATCAAATATATATGTCAAATatatgtgcatcaaagctgtctacaatagtatcgttcgttcggttctggaatattcgtgcgtagtctggagcccaactactgCTTCTTcgattgctcgacttgaggcgattcaacgtaagctcacacGATATGCCCTATGCCTACTTCaatggcaggatcgcaataatcttcttccgtatgctgcgcgatgccgtcttctaggcctttaacctctttcggttagaagacaactcaatgcacagtgctcttttgTCGCTGatttgctaaatggctctatcgactcatcgcctttgttgtaatctatgcaccatcccgaacacttaggtctagagacaCCCTAAGGTTCGCTCAACCTCGTTCCAGCGCTGGTCGGtttgaccctatgttccgcatgtcggctattttcaacactgtttcggattgcttcgacttcaacatctcaactcaatgcttcaaggaacgtctccggcttctgccgtggccgcagtcaATTGCGATACAAATCTTGCTATTTGCGATTGCGATTTTGCTATCTGTTTTTATCTGTTTATTTATCTTAAtaaggccatacggcccgttgaagatgaaacaatacataaaaataataataataataatcaattgCCCAATCTATGAAATCATTATTTCAATGTTTGATTAGAAGACCTTGGGGACTGATCTTGGAACATTGATCTTGTTCAACTTCTTGATTATATCACTTCTCCTATATACTTGGTTTATGAATTAACGCTTGTTTAACAACACTCACCCAGCATTTTAAAGATCTCTGGTTGGTCTTCATTTCTTTCAAGGGTCGTTTGGGTCATacaaaatgaaatgtcagacAATTATTGTGTTCACTACACCACTTTTAACGCCTCCAACAATCAACACCCCTTTTGTAAACACTCCTTTAAATGGAGTACAGTACTTTCTTTAGTTTCTCTCATCCAATTACCCGTATGgcgttcaattaaaaaagtaCATGCTTATACCATCGCCTCATCTATCAAATCAAACATCGAAAGTTTCAAAGAAACATGTTTTTCTTATACCCTTCCCCTCGTTGGGTGGGTGGTTGACGCACCCGGGTCATCACCTTTCCGACCTAGCCAGCCTGTGTTAACAAGAACATCAAACACTTGTCCTGGCCGGCATGCACCATTAACCACGTTACAAGCCGGGCAACAAGCAAGCTGGGCCCAATTAGAGGAGGCGGCCCGCGGGAGCTAATTTGATTACAAATTTGTTAATTAAACTATCGCAACATTCACCCACTGTGAGTAACATTGTCCAGTCGGTGGCTTGATTGGCTGGATCGAGCTCCGGGTTAGTTTGGGGTTCGCTCGGAAGATGAAACAATCATCAAGACAGTGCGGCGACAACGAGTAATGAACGCTTCTCCAGAGCAAACAGCGCATCGAGAAGCAGCGATGGAGCTGATTGAGCATAATTAATTACACCCACTGTGTGTGCATAGTGCCTTTAACGGATGTcgtttgtagtttttttttctcctttttagATTGTCTTCTGTACGACAATTACGTACGTATCCTGTTAGAGTCCAGAGTAATATTGAATTGATTATTatctttcatttaaaaaaaatcacaagtgttttttttttacttttcgttACTCGTTATGCAAACggtatattttatttctttctgtAAGGCTTGCGAAGGCAATCGTTGAATTCTACACACACGAGACTTAAATGAAAGATGAACTTTGGAATGGAATAAAGACACGtgagcacaaaacaaacatttcgaTCGTACATGAAGGAAGATGGCACTGAcaaaaactgctgctgctattaaGATGGCAATTTAAAACATTCAGTGCAACCGTTTGACTAGGGTTACGACGGCCAGAGCCGCAATGGCAAACATCGAAAAGTCACCGCGTGAGGCACCACTCTGGCAGACCTTGCGAACCGAAGTTGTCGACAGGCCGCGACGCCGCAACAGATTGCGGATGCTTTGAATATCCTGCGATAAGGACATACATTATTACCGACGTTCACCAGTTTCAGCAGTTTCCCCTCTTTGTCAACTCACCTCCGGTCCCAAGCTCATCGGCACACGCGACAGCACAATCGTGAACAGCTGACCACCGGGCAGACTCTGGCAGAAGTTGAGCACGAGCTGATTGTTGACCGCCTTCAGCACCTGCACCGTGCCGGTAAACTGAACGTACTGCAGCTGTATCATCGAGCCGGACTGCGGAGAGGCCGAGATCCAGAACCCGGGCATCGATGTGTTGTAACGCAGCGTGTACTCCAGCGTGTGCTCCGACTCGTCCCAAATCAGGCGTAGGTTTCGCATCGTGCGCGGTTCATGCTGCAAATACTGATGGCTGCCCTGCTGACGGCGCTGCTGGTTTTGCTGCTCGTACGAGCTGCTCGGGGTCCGACCGCCGTTCGTACCGTAGCCGTACGAGGTCGCAAAACGGTCATAGTTGGTACCGGACGGGTTAGTGCGGCCACCGTATCCCGTCGATTGATCGTATACGGAGGTTGTCTGGGTGGTGGGAGAATCGATTAGCATTTAATGCCGACGGTACGGCGATTATCCGTGGCTTATTGTAACACCTACCGCGTTCGTCACGTCTGCCAGGTGGATTACAACGCAAGTTCTGTAGACCGATTCGCCCTCCTCGCGACTGTCGTGCGTGATCACTTCGCTCCCATACCAGATGCCCATAATCTGTGGGAATAGGAGAATGGGTTGTGAAGTCCGATAACAGTAATATTTAGCTAGACACTAAGGACGGACAACGCATGTAGATGTGAGCGTTACTGATactaaaatgtttcttttttctattcACTGTAGAGATAACTAAAGTAatgcaatgagttcaaataTTGAATTATATAAAAGGAGATTAAATATTGTGAAAATATTCAATGCAatacaatataaaaatattgaatcaGATTGAAAAAGATCAGAtgataatattgttttaaaacaatcaCACATTGAAATCCAATCAAAGGATATTCTATTACCCCGCTTGGTACGTAGTTTGATACAATAAAGTGTTATTGCGATTAAGAACATTTTTCATCAATTAAGATAATGTATgccataaacattttttaacaaaattaaacgATTTAATCAAAGCTTattaatgttaaaaacaaataaccttCATTTGACCACTAAATGGAGCTAAATTGTTAAATAGGCTTAGATCAATCAAATATTCATCTTTGTTTGGCTAATATGTAAGTATTTTTAATAGGATTTTAATGTGTTCATATTGATAAAGTAGTTTTTCACTTGGAGTTCATTTTATCAaactattattatttattatccggcgctacagccgctttgcggtcttggcctgcttCAGGAGTGTCCGCAAATTTaatcaaatgatttattttaatacagGGGCCAAATTTTCGCTGATCTCCTAAAcgttttttaaacatatttatttgaaCAAATATTCGTTCAAACCATGGTAAAACAAATTTGTGAACTAATATACAAACGGACCAAtaaatctataaaaaaaagtctgtGTGTTCGGTTCAGTGACCTATGTGGAAAAAATGTGTTCCATACACACCGAACCACGTTTCTCCCAAAACCATCGCGAGCATTGTTGGGCAGAATCATCTTCCACTGTTACACATCCCAGACAAACGATATCTGCTAAACGCCGCACTGTAAGCTACCTTCTCCCCATCAATGAATGTTCACAGCGAGCGATCGTTTTCTGCCATAAGGTTAATTGAATCGACCAAAAAGGCCAGCCGGGCACGGATGAAGCATAAGTGTCATAGACGACTCCGGGTGTTGACGGTTATGATGCAGCGATAATCGTGCACGGAACACCCATCGTGTCATAATTGCTATCACTggtttacaacaaaaaaagaggatGACTCTATTATTACGATCGTTTTCACTTGAAATGAAAGCATTTTCGCTGCGCTTTACAATGATCTTACGTGATAAGACCgattaaatacaaaaacacactcacacttttACACAAACCTGCTAACAACAACTATTGGTATTGCATTACATTACTGCATCGTGAGATCATCCGAAACATACATTCACATACACAACGGTACTTTATGAATTCGCATTGATCATTTGCATTAACCCAAGGCTGACGCGTTCGCACTTTTTTAACATCCATTCAATGTTCATGAGCCGACAAAACCGAACGCCTTCATTGAAGCATGCACTATTCGGTGGGAAATGCAACCAAAACCACCAACTTGCTCCATGAAAGCGAAACTAAATG
This is a stretch of genomic DNA from Anopheles merus strain MAF chromosome 2R, AmerM5.1, whole genome shotgun sequence. It encodes these proteins:
- the LOC121590146 gene encoding uncharacterized protein LOC121590146; this encodes MILHSLLAVFCGLVLEHASAGSVPQGYGSSSAENRGTAPSQHCTDFNPQHGLDIDQIMGIWYGSEVITHDSREEGESVYRTCVVIHLADVTNATTSVYDQSTGYGGRTNPSGTNYDRFATSYGYGTNGGRTPSSSYEQQNQQRRQQGSHQYLQHEPRTMRNLRLIWDESEHTLEYTLRYNTSMPGFWISASPQSGSMIQLQYVQFTGTVQVLKAVNNQLVLNFCQSLPGGQLFTIVLSRVPMSLGPEDIQSIRNLLRRRGLSTTSVRKVCQSGASRGDFSMFAIAALAVVTLVKRLH
- the LOC121588913 gene encoding probable asparagine synthetase [glutamine-hydrolyzing]: MCGILCIFSQYTSTDTSPQNRTRCNGESSQCGDLLCDSLRELAFRQSSKQRHRGPDQTGLNVNDKYGFVLVQERLSIVGVKTGRQPLTSNNGTTHLVANGEIYNFLHMASLINDALKFQYYAPRSDCDVLVAFYELFGADRLLQTVRGMFAFVLYDCSTHRLLVARDPVGIVPLYYGWDDAGSLWFASELKCLVGCCAEVNVFPPGHSHYGPRESFVPKPYFQALWMTEISTARVDLKLLKHHLERAVESHLQSEVPFGALLSGGLDSSLIASIATRILRARTDNSTFRLKTYSIGLEGESPDLPYARMVADHIGSDHTEVRFTIPEGIDHVRDAVYYAETYDVTTIRCIVAVMLLARAIRSEGIKVVLSGEGADELFGGYLYFHRAPSAAEFHRETVRRVRGLHLSDCLRANKGCAAWGLELRVPFLDTDFLQHVMSIRPEDRAPGIPSHDDQSTLEKRILRQAFADGNYLPPEVLWRQKEQFSDGVGYAWIDAIAQWASKRVTQTEYAAAADRFPFNTPTTKEAFYYRKLFEQMFPGESFARTVQRWIPRTDWGCSEDPSGRKQDVHRGHNRREQ